The DNA region TCAATCTGTTCGGTAACTTTCATACTGCCCAGCTCGGCACCAATACTTGAAGCTATTTTACCGGCACAGATGATAGCGGTAATCACGGGCCCTATTTCACGTACCAGTGATACCGAAAGAGTTTTAGGCAGCATACTTTCGGCACCAAGTTCAACCAGCGATGGCCTGAGTTGCAAAATAAGCACCAACCCCATAATAAAGGAGGTAATACCCACCAGCATCATTGACCGGTAGCCTATTTCGTAGCATTGCCTTACAAACTCCGACCATTCAAAGCCGCCGGCAAATATGTTGCGGAAAAAACGCGAGAAGAACACCACATAGTCGCCTATGCCTTCCAGCCATTTCCTCCATCCGCTTAGTTCCTGCTGTGCTTCCATCAGTGAATCTTAAATAATAGTAAACAACAACAAAGCAATGCTCAATTGTTTTTGAACTTTCAATAATATTCACTTTATGGATTCAGGTAAGTACTGATTATGACATCGGTACGTCAATGATCAGGAAACGGGATGGCTCTTGGGCTATAATTGTAAGTGAACTTGTATCATAAACGCCCAGCGCATCTTTTTTGTTTAAAACCTGGTTGTTTATTTTAGCCGCTCCATCTAACACAAACACGTAAGCGCCGTTGCCTTTGGTTTTGATATCATAATTTATTGTCTGCCCTGCCTCAAACTCGCCCATCGAAAATGTGGCATCCTGGTTTATCCAAAGTGTGTTTTCACTTCTTTCTGGAGAGATCAATGTGGTTAACTCATTCAATTTAAAACGGTCTTTAAAACTCATCTGATCGTAACGGGGCTGGATATTCCTTTCTTTAGGAAAAAGCCAGATCTGAAGTGTATTTGCCGCTTCTGTATGCGATGCATTGTATTCTGAGTGATATACACCGGTGCCGGCCGACATTACCTGCACCTCTCCCGCATTCACCACCCCGGTATTACCCATACTGTCCTTATGCTCAAATCCCCCCTTTAAAGGTATCGTTATAATTTCCATATTGTCATGAGGATGGCTGCCAAAGCCCCGGCCTGCAGCAATAATATCATCATTTAATACACGCAAAGCGCCAAAGTTCATCTTATCTGGATTATAATATGATGCAAAGCTGAATGAGAAGTTTGCTTTTAACCAGCCTATATCATTGTGTCCCCGTTCTGATTCGGGATAAAATATTGTTTTCATATTGCTTATATAATTACATGTTTAAACACACAATATTTATTCCACAATTTAATTATGCGTATTTTTGCGAAAAATCAATAAGTAATGGCAAAAAAAACTGTTATTGCAGGCTCAAGCGGACTTATTGGCAGTCATCTCCTGCAAATTTTATTGGAACAAGCCTATTATGATGAAGTATTGATCCTGGTAAGAAAAAAATTACCTGTTCAGCATCATAAATTAAAACAGCTTGTTATTGACTTTGAACAGCCCGAAACATACAAAAACGAGCTGAATGGCCACGCTTTGTTTTGCTGTTTAGGATCAACTAAAAAGAAAACGCCCGATTTGGCAGTCTATCGCAAGATAGATCATGATTATCCGTTATTACTGGCGCAACTGGCTAAGCAAAATGGAGTTGAGCAATATCACCTGGTATCGTCGATAGGTGCAGATATCAATGGGGTTAACTTCTATACCAAAACTAAAGGGGAAACTGAAGCCGATATAAGAGCTACAGGAATCCCGGCAGTACATATTTACAGGCCATCTTTTTTAGCGGGCGACCGACAAGAGAACAGGCCAATGGAAAAGTTTGTGAACGGCTTAATGAAGATTATAAATCCATTGCTTTTTGGCGGATGGAAAAAATACCAAAGCATTAAGGCATCTACTGTTGCCATGGCCATGTATCAACAATCAATAAAACAAGCGACTGATGTATTTATATACGAGTCGGATAAAATAAAACAACTATCGTGAGTACTTATCTTTCTGCCGAGAACCTTGGCCACCAATTTCATGACAACTGGTTATTTAAAAATGTAACCATAGGGATTAACCGCGGCCGTAAGGTTGCGCTTGTAGGCGTTAATGGTGCCGGCAAATCAACCTTATTAAAAATTTTAGGTGGTACTATAAAACCTACTGAAGGTAAGGTGGTACAGGCCCGTGACCTAAATATGGGTTACCTGGAGCAGGATCCAAATTTCAAAAATGCCGTTACCATCAGCGACTATATTTTTCATGCTGATGATGTGCAGCAGCAGCTCATCCGCAGGTATGAGGAACTGATGGAGAACGACCCGGAAAATACCAAGGCCATTGAAAAGGTAATGGAAGAGATGAGCGAGGTTGATGCCTGGGAGTACGAGTACAAGATCAAAACTATTTTAGGCCGGTTAGATATCCATCATCTCAATCAGCATATCACTACCCTATCGGGCGGACAAAAGAAACGCCTGGCCTTAGCCAAGCTGCTTATTGAAGACCCAGAAGTTTACATTTTAGATGAACCTACCAACCACCTGGATATTGACACGATAGAATGGCTGGAGAAATTACTCACTGAAGGCAATAAAACCATATTGATGGTTACGCACGACAGGTATTTCCTGGATAATGTGTGTAACGAGATTTTAGAGATTGACAGAGGAAAAATTCAACCTTACAATGGCAGCTACGGCTATTACCTTGAAAAGAAAGCCGAGCGTGAAGCAGCGGATGAAGCGGCATTTCAGAAAAACTCCAACCTGTTGAGGAAAGAGCTGGAATGGATGCGCCGCCAGCCCCAGGCACGTGGTACTAAGTCTAAAGCACGTATTGATGCTTATTACGACCTGGAAGAAAAAACAAAGAATGGCGGGATCCGTGACAAAGTCGAGCTGAGCGTTAAAACAGCGCGCCAGGGTAATAAGATCATGGAAATGGATCACCTGTATAAATCATTCAACGGTAACACTTATATCAATAATTTCAGTTATATATTTAAAAAAGGCGACAGGATTGGTTTGGCCGGTAAAAACGGTAGCGGAAAGTCAACCCTGTTAAATATCATTACCGGTGCCTTACAACCAGATAAAGGAACTGTAGTTAAAGGAGAAACCACAGTAATAGGCTATTTCCACCAGGCAGGCATTACTTTTAAGGAAGACGAACGCGTAATTGATATTGTAAAGAACGTAGCGGAATTTATTACCATGGCCGACGGTAAAACTATTTCAGCTTCTGCCTTGCTTACGCTGTTCCTCTTCCCTCCTGCCAAGCAATACGGTTTTATATCCAAACTAAGCGGTGGTGAAAAGAAACGCTTGCAGCTAATGAGCATCCTGATGAAGAACCCGAACTTCCTGATACTGGATGAGCCCACCAACGATCTGGATATCGATACGTTAAACGTATTGGAGGAGTTTTTGACCAATTACGGCGGTGTATTGATGATGGTATCGCACGACAGGTATTTGCTGGATAAGCTAACCGATCAGCTTTTCATCATGGAAGAAAAGGGCCATGTACGCATCTTTAATGGCAACTATTCATCATACCGTTTAGAGTTAGAAGAGGCAAAACAACAAGCTAAAAAACCTGCTCCTGCAGTGCAAACAACTGCTCCAGCGGCTAAAAAAAGCAAGTTAAGCTATAAAGAAGCCAAAGAGTTAGAAAATATTGAAGGTGAGATCAACACCATTGAGGCAAATATAAAAGATAAAAATGAACAATTAAACGCTTCAGGCATTGATCCTAAAAAGCTTGATGATCTATTAAAGCAAATAGATGTTTTAAATAAACAGCTGGACGATAAAAGCGCCCGTTGGATGGAATTAACCGAGCTAAACGAAGGATAATGAAAACATCGGATATTATAGCATCAATAGGTGTAATTATACTTTTAATAGCATTTCTGTTAAATTTAACTAAGAAACTGCCTACTGAAAGCAAGCTTTACAGCCTTTTAAATCTTATTGGAGCAGGCACATGCTGCTATGCCTCATATATAGTAAATTTCTACCCTTTTGTGGTATTAGAGGGCGTTTGGGGGCTTGTAGCCTTAATATCATTATTCCGGGTTCCACGTGGAACATCTGTTTAATTAAGGTAATTTTGCAACTAAATCTGAAACTCCAAGCAATAAGTTAAAAATAATAGAGAGGAAAATCAGCGTAAATAAATTAAAGTTCCACGTGGAACAAATCTTGAATTGAAGTACCATTAAGTCAAGATTAGACTTAAAACCTGCGACTCAAGACTTACCAAAAGTGGAACAAGGAGGATAAAATGTTTAAGAAATATAATGTAGTAGTAGTAGGTGCCGGGCATGCAGGCTGTGAAGCTGCCGCTGCCGCTGCTAACTTAGGTTCATCAGTTTTGCTGATAACCATGAATATGGGCACCATTGCACAGATGAGTTGTAACCCCGCGATGGGCGGCGTTGCCAAAGGACAAATAGTGCGGGAGATAGA from Mucilaginibacter sp. SJ includes:
- a CDS encoding pirin family protein; the protein is MKTIFYPESERGHNDIGWLKANFSFSFASYYNPDKMNFGALRVLNDDIIAAGRGFGSHPHDNMEIITIPLKGGFEHKDSMGNTGVVNAGEVQVMSAGTGVYHSEYNASHTEAANTLQIWLFPKERNIQPRYDQMSFKDRFKLNELTTLISPERSENTLWINQDATFSMGEFEAGQTINYDIKTKGNGAYVFVLDGAAKINNQVLNKKDALGVYDTSSLTIIAQEPSRFLIIDVPMS
- a CDS encoding oxidoreductase; translated protein: MAKKTVIAGSSGLIGSHLLQILLEQAYYDEVLILVRKKLPVQHHKLKQLVIDFEQPETYKNELNGHALFCCLGSTKKKTPDLAVYRKIDHDYPLLLAQLAKQNGVEQYHLVSSIGADINGVNFYTKTKGETEADIRATGIPAVHIYRPSFLAGDRQENRPMEKFVNGLMKIINPLLFGGWKKYQSIKASTVAMAMYQQSIKQATDVFIYESDKIKQLS
- a CDS encoding ABC-F family ATP-binding cassette domain-containing protein, translated to MSTYLSAENLGHQFHDNWLFKNVTIGINRGRKVALVGVNGAGKSTLLKILGGTIKPTEGKVVQARDLNMGYLEQDPNFKNAVTISDYIFHADDVQQQLIRRYEELMENDPENTKAIEKVMEEMSEVDAWEYEYKIKTILGRLDIHHLNQHITTLSGGQKKRLALAKLLIEDPEVYILDEPTNHLDIDTIEWLEKLLTEGNKTILMVTHDRYFLDNVCNEILEIDRGKIQPYNGSYGYYLEKKAEREAADEAAFQKNSNLLRKELEWMRRQPQARGTKSKARIDAYYDLEEKTKNGGIRDKVELSVKTARQGNKIMEMDHLYKSFNGNTYINNFSYIFKKGDRIGLAGKNGSGKSTLLNIITGALQPDKGTVVKGETTVIGYFHQAGITFKEDERVIDIVKNVAEFITMADGKTISASALLTLFLFPPAKQYGFISKLSGGEKKRLQLMSILMKNPNFLILDEPTNDLDIDTLNVLEEFLTNYGGVLMMVSHDRYLLDKLTDQLFIMEEKGHVRIFNGNYSSYRLELEEAKQQAKKPAPAVQTTAPAAKKSKLSYKEAKELENIEGEINTIEANIKDKNEQLNASGIDPKKLDDLLKQIDVLNKQLDDKSARWMELTELNEG
- a CDS encoding CBU_0592 family membrane protein, with product MKTSDIIASIGVIILLIAFLLNLTKKLPTESKLYSLLNLIGAGTCCYASYIVNFYPFVVLEGVWGLVALISLFRVPRGTSV